One Kangiella geojedonensis DNA segment encodes these proteins:
- a CDS encoding acyl-CoA thioesterase translates to MNNKTLQQHAIAAECFVEVPFFDLDPMHIVWHGNYVKYFEQARCELLRKIDYDYPQMKASGFYWPIIDMRVKYIKPANFGEKLLCIATFKEFENRLKIDYLIQNAQTGEKLCKGYTVQVAVTTTDFEMQLVSPKILQQQLESYIADLS, encoded by the coding sequence ATGAATAATAAAACACTACAACAACACGCTATAGCGGCTGAATGCTTTGTTGAAGTTCCCTTCTTTGACCTCGACCCCATGCACATTGTCTGGCATGGTAATTACGTCAAATACTTTGAGCAGGCGCGCTGTGAATTGCTCCGAAAGATTGACTACGACTACCCTCAAATGAAGGCTTCAGGATTTTATTGGCCGATTATTGATATGCGCGTCAAGTACATAAAACCGGCTAATTTTGGTGAAAAATTATTGTGCATTGCCACCTTCAAAGAGTTTGAGAACCGCCTCAAGATCGATTACCTCATCCAAAATGCTCAAACGGGTGAAAAGCTCTGCAAAGGTTATACAGTTCAAGTAGCCGTAACAACGACAGATTTTGAAATGCAACTTGTATCGCCAAAAATACTCCAACAACAACTAGAAAGCTATATTGCTGATTTATCATGA